The following is a genomic window from Bacillus sp. FJAT-52991.
AATGGGGATAGATAAGTCCAATATTCGATACGTCCTTCATTTTCAATTGCCGAAAAATATGGAAAGCTATTATCAAGAGGCTGGGCGCGCAGGACGAGATGGGTTGCCGAGTGAGTGTATTTTGCTTTACTCCTCACAAGATGTACAGACACAGCGCTTTTTAATCGATCAGTCGCAAGAGCGAGAACGGATACCGAAAGAGCTTGAGAAACTGCAGCTAATGGTGGATTACTGTCATACGGAAAGCTGTTTGCAAAGTTTTATCGTGAAATATTTCGGGGAAACGTCTTCGGAGCCATGCGGTCGCTGTGGAAATTGTATCGATTCAAGAAGCAGTGTTGATGTTACGAAAGAAGCCCAAATGGTGCTGTCGTGTGTCATTCGCATGGGCCAGCGCTTTGGCAAAGCGATGACAGCGCAAGTGTTAACCGGTTCGAGAAATAAAAAATTGCTTGAACTTGGCTTTGAGCAATTGTCGACGTATGGTATTTTGAAACGGCAAAGTGCCAAAGAGGTTAGTCACTTTATCGAGTTTTTAATTTCTAAAGAGCTGCTCGGTGTCGAGCATGGAACGTACCCGACGATTTTTGTGACGAGTAGCGGCAAGGATGTCTTGCTTGGTCAACAATCGGTTCAGCGAAAAGAAGTGGTGCAAACGAAGCAAATTTCTAAAGATGATCCGTTGTTTGAACAATTACGAAGTTTACGGAAACAGCTGGCTCAAGAAGCGGGAGTGCCACCTTTTGTTATCTTTTCAGATTCGACTTTACAAGATATGTGCACAAGGCTTCCACAATCGGATGAAGAGTTTCTAACGGTGAGTGGAGTCGGAAGCAGTAAGCTTGAAAAATATGGGGAGGCTTTTCTGCAGTTGATTATCCAGTTTGTCAAGGAGCATCCTGAAAGAGAGAAAGTAAGTACCATCACGGTTCCTTCCGCACCGAAGAAAAAGTCAGTGAGCGGTTCGCATTTAGAAACATTGGCTTTGCATCAAGAGCAGTTAACAGTTGAAGAAATCGCGGAAAAGCGTGACCTCTCTATCCTTACGATTGAAAATCATCTAGCCCAGTGCATAGAAGAAGGGTTAGATGTCCATTTGTCTTCGCTCATTCCTGCTACTCACCATTCGTTGCTTGAACAAGCTGTAGAGAAGGTTGGAGTGGATAAACTAAAGCCGATTAAAGAACAGCTTCCGGAAGAAGTGACGTATGGAATGATTAAATTTTTTCTAGCGACGAAAAGAAATGGTTGACGGATATGGTGAATGATGATATAATTTTACACTCAGTTAGAAAGTAACTTAAAACGTTTTATATAGATACTGGCATTCTGCTATGTTTTTGACGTAAGACTTATTCACACTGGAGCGGCTTCGGAGCCGCAAGGACTTAAGAGAAGGCAGGGCTTAGGTCGTTTAGGTTCATCATAAACGACGATGTGGAACAAAACCGCGGCGGTTTCATTCCAAGCAAGATAGGAAGAACACAACTCATTGAAAAGCGTTTGAGTTACGAATATATGCATATAAGAACGAGATCATCTCGTAAAAGGGCTTGTCTCCTACGAAAACTTATGTAGGGGACAAGCCCTTTTTATTTGGAGTTCGCCTATACAGAAGAAGGAGAGATTTGGTAATATGAAGTTAAAACGATCTCATGATTAGAAGCCTAGGTGAAAAAATGAAGTGGTATAAATCATATATTTTTTGGAAGATATTTTTGATTAATCTCGCTGTTATTTTTACTGTATTACTCTTTGTTTTTACCGCTTCTCGTGTCCTTCTGCCTGACATCTCTCAAGATGTTTATCGTGAAATTACAGATAGAAATGCGAAGCGAATTAAAGAAAAAATATCAGTGGTTGCAGACGAAATGAGGACCCTTGCTGTTCATGTTCAGTCGAGGGAAGAACTGCAATCCACTGATCCTGATGAGTTATCTAAAGAATTAGGTATGTTAAGTGATGTTTCTTCTTTTGTCGATAGTGCCATCATTTCTGATAAAGAAGGCAATGTGCAAGCCTATTTTCCGAAAGAGGGACATCATTCACTTAAAAATGTGAAAGACGAAGTATATTTTAAACGGCCGTTCGAAACGAAAGAGCCTTATGTTAGTGAGGTTTTAAACCTTCCAGCGCATGGGCCTGTCATCGTCTTTGCTGTCCCTATCTTAGTAGATGGGGAAGTGAGCCGCGTTGTCAATTTGACGTTATGGATTAAAGAAAATAGAAATTTTCAAACGATCTTTCAAACGTATAAATTTGGTTATGAAAAAACGGGCTCGGCTTTTATCGTCGACCGTCAAGGAACAGTTATTTCTCATCCGGATGTGACGCAAATCGGCAAAGATATGTCTGAACATTCAGTTGTTCAAAAGTTAAAGAAGCATGAATCGGGATATGTAGAGACCACATCTGAAGAAGGCGTTGACTATTTTTCTTCCTTTGAATATGTCTCATTCGTGGATTGGGGCATTGTAGCGGAAGTACCGAAAGAAGATGTGTATTATCAATATCATTTATTTAGGAAATCATTATGGATCATGTCGATTTTCGTTGTGTGCGCTTTGGCTCTCCTGACAGCTCTATACGCTCAAGATCTTGTGAAGCCGATTCGGCGGTTGTATGCAGGGGTCGATTCAGTGGCAAAAGGGGATGAGTATCAAAAGATTTCTCCTATCGTGAAAGGGGAGATCGGGGTGCTTTCGACTCGCTTTAATGAAATGGTCGAATATATGCGAACTTCGAAGTTGAGCTTACAAAGAAAAGAAGAAGAATTACAGCGGCAAAAAGACTTCTTCCGCACCGTGATTGATATGAACCCGAGTTATATTTATGCGGTAGATGAAGAAGGGTATTTTACGTTTGTAAATCAATCATTTGCGTCATTTCTTTGTCGAACAGTGGCTGATTTTGAAGGGAAGAAAGTGTCTGACTTCTCCTTTAAACAAGAGCAAGAAGTTGGGCAGACGCATTCTTTTGTTAGAGAAATGTTTATCAATCCAAAAGGTGAAATGCGTCATGTAGAAACAGCACATTTACCGATTTTTTCGGATTTGAATCAATTGGAACAAACGCTTTACGTGTCGACAGATATAACAGAGAGGATTCAAGCGGAAGAGTGGATTAGGACATCGGAAAAGCTGACAGTTGTTGGTGAGCTAGCTGCTGGAGTTGCTCATGAGATTAGAAACCCACTTACTTCGATTAAAGGGTTTGTTCAGTTAATGAAAGAGGACTCACCGAAAAATCGGCCTTATTTAGAAGTGATTGATTCAGAAATTGAACGGATTAGTGCGATTGTTAATGAATTTCTTGTTCTTGGCAAACCTCAAGCAATGGAGTTTCGGCCAACGAATATGAATAAACTCATTAAAGAAGTGACCACGCTATTAGCGGCTCAAGCGAATATGAACGGGGTACAAATTGAAGAAGAATTTTCCCCGCATTTGCCGATCATTTATTGTGATCAAAATCAAATGAAACAAGTGTTTATTAATATTGTAAAAAATGCCATTGAAGCGATGCCAAATGGGGGGCATGTTCATATTGAAACAAAGTCAACAGAGAATGGGCTGGTGTTCACTTTTAAAGATGAAGGAATGGGCATTTCTAAAGAGCGATTAGCACGGATTGGAGAACCTTTTTACAGTACGAAAGAGAAGGGGACAGGGCTTGGCTTAATGGTCAGCTACCGCATTATTGAAGCTCACAATGCTCATATGAACATCACAAGTGAACTAGGAAAAGGCACCGTAGTTGAGGTGACATTTCCATTAAGCTAAGTACATAATCGAGGCAAAGGGGACTGTCCCCCTTGCCTCGACTTCGTTTAAAAAAATTTGTTTTTCACCGCGATACCTAATTGCTTGATAGTCCCCGGTGTTTGTTTCGCTTCTGCAATGAATTGTGTCATGATTTCTTTCTTTTGCTCAATGTCTTGTTGGATGCTCTCTTGATGGGCTGTTAGTGCTTGGACTTCTGATTGTAGCTTCATCTGTTGTTCGTTGATTCTCTCTGAAGCGGATTGAAGTCGATTCAATGTTGGTTGCATCGTTTTAAACGTACTCATAACAGAGATGATTAAATAAAAGATGGCTATGATAAAGATGGCTAAGCTGGCCCAGCCGATGATTTCCATACGATGACCTCCCCTTTTGTTGTTATATCCATTATTGTAATGGACTCCACTACGTTTTTCCATTAATTCAGTTAAAATAGGGGATAATAGGAACGGAAGGAGAGAAGATATGAGTCAGTATCAGTTACTTGAAACAGCATTTTATCAGCAGCCGACTTTACAACTTGCGAAAGAGTTATTAGGGTGTACATTAGTGAAAATATCGACTGAAGGAACGACGGCTGGCTATATTGTCGAAACAGAAGCGTATCGCGGACCGCATGATCGGGCCGCTCATAGCTATAACAACCGCCGAACAAAACGAACAGAAATTATGTTTAAAGAAGCGGGTCATGTGTATACGTATGTGATGCATACGCATTGTTTGGTAAATGTGGTTAGCGGAGAAGTGGAGCAGCCGGAAGTGGTTCTCATTCGAGCGGTAGAACCATGTGAAGGTGTGGAGTTGATGGTTGAACGACGAGGGGCGATGGCGTTGAAAAATTTGACGAGCGGACCGGGAAAATTAACAAAAGCGATGGGGATTACGATGGAAGACTATGGACGACGATTTGATGAGTCGCCATTGTTTATCGCAAAAGGTGTGGCACCAGAAGAAATTTCTGTCGGGCCAAGAATTGGTATTGCGAACTCCGGCGAAGCGAAGGATTATCCGTGGCGTTTTTGGATCACAGATAACTCATTTGTTTCAAGGTAAAAGCGGAGGTCTATTTCAGCTCCGCTTTTGTATTTGTATATTTCGTTTTCGCTGCAGCCATAGCTCTTCTAACGAACCGGAGCCTAGCAGAACACCAGAGACGATCAGCATAAATCCGATAAAATGAGCCGGCAACATTGATTCGTCGAGTAGCACCGCTGCACCAACAAGTGAAAAAAAGGTACTTAAATTCATAAAAATGGACGCTTCTGCCGCACCAATTTTTCCGATCGCGTAATTATAAATCATATGACCGAATGCTGTTGCCATAATCGCTGAAAAGAAGAAGACAATCCAAACAAAAGGAGGAGCTTCTGATAGATGAGCGAGACCTTGTGGCTCCATCCATAAGCTGATCACAAATAGCACCAGCGATCCAAAGAACAGCATATACCCTGTTAATAGCCGAGGGTCAAGCGTTGCTGCCGCTTTTTTAATCAGAATAAAGCTGAGTGCCTGAGAAAGAATCGCAAGAAAAATATCAATATCTCCTGTGGTCATTGTACTGATGCCTGTTTCACCAGCAAGCACGGTAAAGCTCACACCAACCCCGCCAAGAAGAAAGCCGATCCAGCGAGCAACGGTGAGTCTTCCTTTTAATAGCATGGTGGCAAAAAGAGCCGTCAGTAAGGGACCTAATCCTAAAATGAGTCCAGCGTTCGTCGCTGATGTCTTCGTTAATCCTTCCGCTAAAAAATAATGATGACAAACGACACTTAACAACGCCCCTCCAAAAATATATCCCCATTCTTTTCCTTGAGGTCGCCGAACATTGTTTGTCATTTTAAGAGTGAAGAATACCGCTAACGAGGCAGTGAAAATCCGCAAAGCTGTAATCGTTACGGGCGGAAAATGGTCCACCAAAATTTTAATAAGCGACACATTCACTCCCCAGATCATCATCGTTCCTATTAGAATGAAATAAATCCTCATTTGTCCCACACAATCCCTCCTTTAGTATGATTATATACTTGTAAGAGAGGATGAGGGGACAAAAAATAGTGCCCTTCCATGCGAAGAAGGGCACTATTTTTTATTCAATGATACTAGGATTCAATTCAGGTGCTGTAGCCGTTTCTCTATTTGATTCAACTGCTTCAGGGTGAAATTCATTTTCCACTTTAGAGATAACTACTGTTGCTACACCGTTACCAATCAGATTTGTGATCGCACGGGCTTCGGACATAAAGCGATCCACACCAAGGAGAAGTGCGATCCCTTCAACAGGAATGACTGGGAAGGCGGCTAGAGTAGCTGCTAATGTGATGAAACCAGAACCAGTGACACCAGCCGCTCCTTTTGATGTGAGCATTAAGATTGCCATTAATGTTAGTTGCTCCCAGATTGTTAAATCCACACCATATGCTTGGGCGATAAAGATAGATGCCATTGACAAGTAAATGGATGTCCCATCAAGATTGAATGAATATCCAGTCGGAACAACTAGTCCGACAACTGATTTGGAACAGCCATATTTCTCGAGTTTTTCCATCATTTTTGGTAAAGCAGATTCAGAAGAAGAAGTACCAAGAACAAGCAAAATCTCTTCTTTTAAATAAGCGATAAATTTCGTGATGCTAAAGCCGTAGAACTTAGCAATCCCACCAAGTACGAGAAAGATAAATAAGAACATTGTGATGTATACAGATCCCATTAGTTTTCCTAATAAAACTAAAGAGCCAAGTCCAAATTTGCCGATCGTATAAGCCATTGCACCAAAAGCGGCGATTGGCGATACTTTCATAATCATATTAACGATACCAAAAAAGACATCCGCTAATTTTTCAAAAAAGTCGACCAGTGGCTTAGAGCGTTCACCCATTGCTGCCATTGAAAGACCAAATAAAACAGCAAAGAATAAAATTGGTAGTAGCTCACCTTTTGCGAAAGCCGCAATGATATTATCTGGAATAATGTTTACGAAGAAAGCGATAAATCCGTGACTCGTTTCTGCCGCTTGTTGCGTATATTCAGAAATGTCTCCACCTTCAACCGCACTTGTATTAAAGCCGACGCCAGGTTTTACTATATTGACGACAAGAAGTCCAATTAATAAAGCAAGTGTCGTTACGATTTCGAAATAAAGGAGTGCTTTACCTCCGATACGCCCTACTTTCTTTAAATCTCCCATGCTACCGATTCCGATGACTACTGTAAGAAAGACGATTGGCGCAATAACCATTTTAATTAATTTAATAAAGACGTCAGCTAAGACTTTCAATTGTTCTCCGAAAGAGGGAAAAAGAAAACCGACAATAATACCAAGAATAATACCAATGACAACACGAACCGTTAAGTTATTCAACGCTTTTTTCATTTTATTGATCCTCCTTGTCTGTTGATAGCGTTTTCATTTGCTACATTTATGTTAACAGACAATTTAGACAATAAAAATTTATGGTTATATTGTTCTTTTTGTTCTTTTTGTTCACAAAAAACTAACGAATTTCCTGAATTTCCTTCATAAGTTGCTTGCTAGGTGTTTGTTCAATTTGCTCATAAAGAGGTTTGAACACCTTTTTCCATTGTTGCTTTTCTTGATCAGTTAATTCGTATATTTTTATAGGGGAGGAATGGCGGATGTCCTGCAATTGAGTCTCATTCATTTTTTTAGCCATGTCCATATTCCAAGCCGTTGTTTCTTGCAATGCTTCGGTGATGATGTTCTTCATATCGGTCGGTAAATCATCCCAAAAATCTTTATTGACAATGACGACATAGCCTAAGTAGCCATGATTGCTAATGGTCATATGTTTTTGAACTTGATAAAGTCGTTTAGAATAAATGTTGGAAATTGTGTTTTCTTGTCCGTCGATTTGTTGCATTTCTAAGCTGCGATAGACTTCATTAAAAGGCATGCTTACTGTACGAGCGTGCAATAATCTAAATTGTTCTTCAATCATTTGGCCAGGCATTGTTCGAAAGGTTTGCTTTTCAAAATCTTTTGGTTCCATTAGAGGTTTAGTACTGCTGGTCATTTGTTTGAAGCCATTACTCCAGAAGGAAAGACCTAACATCTCTTCATCATCTAGCATTTTTAATAATTTCGTGCCAGTGTCACCTGTCAGCACAGCCTGTACATGCTCATCATTACGGAACAGAAAAGGCAAATCTAACACTTTCCATTGTGGAACGATATCTGTTAGTTTGGAATAAGAAGGAGCAATCATTTCAACCTTCCCATTTTTGACAGCATCTAGTTCGGTGTCATCATCGTAAAGTATCCCATTCTGATACACTTCTACTTGGATTCGACCTTTGGATTTCTTGTGAACAAGTTCTGCAAACCGTTGGGCAGCTAAGCCTTTTGGTGTATTCTCGGCCACTACATGAGAGAAGCGGATCGTGATTATTTGGTCGAGCTCCTGCTGTTCATCATCATAAACAAGCGGGTGTTGAATGGTTAGTTGTTCTTTTATCAAAAAGAAGGCCAATACGAAAATAGTAGATACTATGAGTAATGCATATAATTTTTTCATTGATTATCACCATTTGTATCATATCATTTTTGTTTTGCTTGTATTTATTAATTTTGTCGGCATGATAAAATAATAAAATGAAACTTTAATCATGGGTAGTTTTGATAGAGGATAAAGTAATGGAGGGAAGTGAACGGAATGAAGAAAGTATCTATTCAATGGAAAATCACTGGTTTGATCGTCTTCATTCTAGCCTTTTCCTTATTATTACTCGGTATGGTATTAATCAGTCAATTTATTCAGAAAGAAGAAAATGAATTGAAAGAACGAGCGATTTTAACAGCTCGGACTGTTTCAGAGGTGCCTAATATGGTGCAGCATCTAGAGGCACAGGGAGCTGAGGCGGACAATATGAAAGCAACGATTGAAGAATTAAGGGTGATCAATCAAGCGGATTATATCGTGGTTCTTAATATGGACCGAGTGAGACTGACCCATCCGGTGGAAAGCATGGTAGGGCAAGTGTCAAAAGGAGAAGACGAAGGACCAGCCTTTGCTGAACACTCCTATACATCAAAGGCTAAAGGCGAAATTGGTTCAGTGATTCGGGCTTTTGTGCCGGTAATCAATGAGAAGCATGAACAAATCGGTGTAGTGATTAGCGGTTATAAATTACCTAGCATTTTTGACACGATCTTGACATTAAAGAGAGAAATTTTGTTAACGTCAGCACTAGCTTTGCTCGTTGGTGGATGGGGAGCTTATCTTTTAGCTAGACAAATTAAACGACAAATGTTTTATTTGGAGCCTCATGAAATTGCTAGAATTCTTGTTGAACGAACGGAAACATTTAACGCTATGCATGAGGGAATTATTGCGATCGACAAGAAAGAGAGGATTACTATTTTTAATGATCAAGCGAAGGAAATGCTTGGTGTTGCGGGAGATGTCATTCAAAAGCCGATTCGAGAAATACTTCCGGATACATTTCTTCCAGAAATTCTTCATAAAAATCGAGCTGTATATAATCGCGATCTCCATATTCAAAATCGGGCGATTGTATCCAATCGCGTTCCAATTAAAGTAGACGGGGAGACGGTAGGAGCCATTGCTATTTTCCAGGATCGGACGAAAGTAAAGCAAATGGCAGAGGAGTTGACGAGCGTAAAAGCGTTCGTGAACGCGCTTCGTGTTCAAAATCATGAGCATATGAATAAGTTACATACGATTGCTGGGTTAATTCAGCTTGGCAATAAAGAAAAAGCATTAGCTTATGTGTTCCAAGTAACGGGAGAGCAGGAAGAGCTGATGAACTTTTTAAGCCGAAATATTCATGATGACAGTATTTCCGGACTGTTGCTTAGCAAAGTCAGTCGTGGCAAGGAACTAGGGATTCAAGTGACGATTGACGGGCATAGTACATTGGACAGTTTGCCGCAAGCTTTAGATCATCATGATTTTGTGATTGTATTAGGAAATCTTATTGAGAATGCATTCGATTCTTTTTCAACAACTAGTGAAGATAATCAAATTTACGTAAGTATTAGACAAACTGAGCAGGCCGTATCGATTCTTGTAGAAGATAACGGTTCAGGTATTCCAAAAGATAAACAACAACGAATATTTGAACAAGGATATTCAACGAAGGCCGCTGCTGGTCGCGGAATTGGACTGTTTTTAATTCAACAAATTGTCGAAAAAGGAAATGGAACGATTCAAGTGGAATCACAAGAAGGCCAAGGAACAACGATTTCCATTATGTTTCCGATGTCGCTAACAGAAAAGGAGGAGAGTCTATCATGAAAGTGATTCTAATTGAAGATGATCCCATGGTGCAAGAAGTGAATCGCCAGTTTGTGAATCAAGTAGATGGTTTTGAAGTAGTGGGGGTTGCATCAAACGGGGCGGAAGGGTTAGAACTCGTCAAGTCTCTTCAGCCAGAACTGGTGATTGTGGATATTTATATGCCACAAGTGGATGGCTTAGAGGTATTGAAGCAAATTCGGACAGAAGGGTTCCAAGTAGACGTCATTGCGATCACGGCTGCTAGCGATGCTGAAACGATTCGAAAAGTCATTCAGCAAGGAGCTTTTGATTACATCATGAAGCCATTTAAGTTTGAGCGAATCAAGCAGGCACTAGAGAAATATCGCTCCTATCGCAATCGACTCATTGATCACGGGACGATGTCTCAAAAAGAACTAGATAGTATCTTGTTTCAAAAAGAAGAATATGTGGAAGCTGAACTTCCGAAAGGACTAAATGCCGTCACCTTGAAAAAAGTAACCAGCTATTTAGCTAGTTTGACTGTCCCTGTTTCTGCCGAAGAAGTGGCAGAAGGCATCGGTCTTGCAAGAGTGACAGCTCGCCGTTATCTCGATTACCTTGAGAAATGTGGAAAGGTTAAATTAGATGTTCAATACGGGGGCATTGGCCGTCCGATCAATCGATATACGTATCAAAGCTGAAAGGGACCGTCTCGTAAGTAATTGAGACGGTCCCTTCTGTACCGAAAGCGAAGCGACAGGTGCAAAAACCCCTAATATGAAGAGTGGATCGGCACTCTGGCAAATCCGAAATCTTTCTTCAAACTATTGAAAAAAGATTGAAGAAAATTAGTTGGTTATGAAATTTATAGGAAGGAAGTTTAACGATTCAATAACAGTCTCCATTTCTTCACACTTATCTCAAAATGTCGCCGTAATCTTTAAAATGACATTTCTTTATTAAGGGGGTTATGAGATTGAACTTTCCAACTATCGAATTTCCTTGGCTTGGAAATGGGATGATTATCGCTTTCATTGCGATTGTTCATGTCATTATTAGTCATGGCGTAGCAATTGGGGCAACGACCTTAATGGTGACGGCTGAGTATAACGCATTTCGAAAGAAGGACATTAAGCTGGATGCCTTTGCTAGAAAAATGGCGAAGTGGATTTTGATTATTACAACGACAGTAGGTGCGATGACGGGGGTAGGTATTTGGTTTTCGACGACGGTGGTTCAGCCGGATTCGATCGGTTCACTTTTGCGCATCTTCTTCTGGGCGTGGGTGGCCGAATGGTTTGTTTTTATTACAGAAGTCGTTCTTTTAATTATTTATTACTACACTTGGGATTTGTATAAGGAAACAGAGAAAAAGATGAAGCATATTCGCATCGGTATTGCACTATGTATTTTTTCATGGATTACCGCTGCGATTATTACCGCTGTGCTGGCAGCTAAGTTGACGCCAGGGAGGTGGACAGAGACGTTCTCTTTTTGGCATGCAGTTTTCAATCCGACGTATTTGCCATCATTAGGTTTTAGAACGTTTTTAGCTTTGTTATTGGCGATTGGAATTGTCTCTTTCTTTGTCAAATGGCGCATCAAGGATGAAAACTTAAAGCAGGAGATCTTTCGTATTTTCTCCGTCTGGGCGGCAATTTCCATTCCGGGGATTTTAATTACAGCCATTTGGTATTTACAATCCATTCCTCCAGAAGCGTATGATTTGGTCGTTTATTCAACGGGGATGAGTGAAAAAATGTTCGACCTAGTTAATTTAACTGGTTTAGGCGTTATTTTGCTCTTTATTTTTTGGGCCGCCATTAAGCCGAAGACGTTGCCACTGATTTTATCGTCTGCGATGCTTTGCGCTTCATTAGGCTTTATGGCTGAATTTGAGTTTGTTCGCGAATCGGTTCGAAAACCGTTCATTATTTATGATTATATGTATGCAAACGGCGTACTTGCAAAGGATGCGGAAAAATACAACAAAGAGGGCGTGCTTGCTCATTCCACCTTTGCCGAAACAAAGAGTGTAACAACCGACAATATGTATGAAGCTGGGCAGGAAGTGTATAAAGGCCAATGTATGACATGTCATACAGTGGATGGCTGGCGATCCAAGCGGGCGTTGGATACTCGATTAGATGGCTGGTCAGAGGAAACGATTAAAAGCTTTATTCCAACGATGCATAATGTTCGTCCAGTGATGCCGCCATTTGTGGGAACAGAAGAAGAGTTAGAGGCTTTGAGTCATTATTTATATAAAGTAGTCAATGAAGATCAAGAGAAGAATACAGAGCAAGTAAAGGGGGAGAAAAAGAATGATTCTAGCGCAAGCACTGCCGATACCAAATGATATTCAGCTCCCAATACCAGGTGATATGGGCTTGCTAACGTTTTTGTTGGTTGTCACGTTTTTATTGCATATTGTGTTTGTTAATATCACGATTTCATTGGCCACAGGAGCGGTCATTTTAGAAGCGGTTGGGATCAAAAAACAAAGTACGCTGTATGATCGTGTCGCTCAAATTTGTTCCTATCATGCGTCGATTCATAAAAGTATTGCTGTTGTTCTTGGCGTTGGTCCGATTTTATTAATAAGTGTTGTGTATACGCAATATTTTTATTCATCAACGGTCTTAATCGGTAAAGCATGGTTAAGTGTTATCTTACTATTAATCGTTGCTTTCCTGCTTTTGTACGCTTACAAATTCCTTTGGGAAAAGTTAGAAAATAAGAAAGTGCTGCATTGGATGATTGGCTTAGCGGCATGTTTAATTCTATTATTTGTTCCACTTATTTTTATCGTGAATGTGGTGTCGATGCTTTATCCAGAAAAGTGGATGGAATCAAGCGGCTTTTTCCATGGGTTATTTTATTACCCGCAAGTTTGGCAAAGATATGCCCACTTTATGTTATCGAGCTTTGCTGCAGGTGGATTGTATCTCTATCTTTTCTATACATGGAAATATCGCCGGAAGAAAAAACAAGAGCCGAACTATCAGGAAAAGACAGCCGATCATCGTATAAGAAAGATTGGCATTAAAGCGACATTTTGGTTTACGCTTTGTCAATTTATCGCTGGAACGCTTGTATTATTTTCGTTGGAGCAAGAGGTGATGCTGCTTTATATGGGGGGCCATGCATTAACGACTGGGTTGTTAGTCGGGTCCATTATTGTAACATTCGTTTTATTAGGCTTTTTATACCTCGCAGATAAAAAAGATTCCTATCGTGCATTCATGGGAGCGGTCGTTTCATTTATCATCATTCTAGGGATGATGGGGTGGATGAGGCATGAAGTGCGGGAAGCGTACCTGCAGCCTCATATCGAAGACCATCCGCGAACGCTAGAAACGCCAACGAATAAATGAATGAAAGGGTCGGAGCTGATTCCGACCCTTTTTGTTTGGGTTTTATTTGTTACAGCTCTCTATTTCGTACTAATTGGAAAAAATCTTCAGCAGGGAGCGGCTTGCTGATGTAATATCCTTGCACTTGTTGACAGTGAAGCTGTTTTAAAAACTCCATTTGTTCTTCTGTCTCTACTCCTTCAGCGATGAGTTCTAGTCCTAAGTGTTTGCCCATAGAGAGAATCGTTTCCACGATGGCTTCGCTGCTTTTTTCGATAAATAAACGCTGAATGAAGGATTGGTCAATTTTTAATCGATCGACTGGGAATTGATGTAGGTAACTTAATGAACTATAGCCCGTTCCAAAATCATCAACGGCAATTTGGACGCCAAGACTTTTTAATTTATGTAATTTCTTTAATGCGAGCTCGATGTTTAACGTCATACTTTCTGTAATTTCTAATTCTAACTGATCTGGTTGTAAGTTACATGACTCTAGTGCATGAGAAACA
Proteins encoded in this region:
- a CDS encoding c-type cytochrome codes for the protein MNFPTIEFPWLGNGMIIAFIAIVHVIISHGVAIGATTLMVTAEYNAFRKKDIKLDAFARKMAKWILIITTTVGAMTGVGIWFSTTVVQPDSIGSLLRIFFWAWVAEWFVFITEVVLLIIYYYTWDLYKETEKKMKHIRIGIALCIFSWITAAIITAVLAAKLTPGRWTETFSFWHAVFNPTYLPSLGFRTFLALLLAIGIVSFFVKWRIKDENLKQEIFRIFSVWAAISIPGILITAIWYLQSIPPEAYDLVVYSTGMSEKMFDLVNLTGLGVILLFIFWAAIKPKTLPLILSSAMLCASLGFMAEFEFVRESVRKPFIIYDYMYANGVLAKDAEKYNKEGVLAHSTFAETKSVTTDNMYEAGQEVYKGQCMTCHTVDGWRSKRALDTRLDGWSEETIKSFIPTMHNVRPVMPPFVGTEEELEALSHYLYKVVNEDQEKNTEQVKGEKKNDSSASTADTK
- a CDS encoding cytochrome ubiquinol oxidase subunit I, producing MILAQALPIPNDIQLPIPGDMGLLTFLLVVTFLLHIVFVNITISLATGAVILEAVGIKKQSTLYDRVAQICSYHASIHKSIAVVLGVGPILLISVVYTQYFYSSTVLIGKAWLSVILLLIVAFLLLYAYKFLWEKLENKKVLHWMIGLAACLILLFVPLIFIVNVVSMLYPEKWMESSGFFHGLFYYPQVWQRYAHFMLSSFAAGGLYLYLFYTWKYRRKKKQEPNYQEKTADHRIRKIGIKATFWFTLCQFIAGTLVLFSLEQEVMLLYMGGHALTTGLLVGSIIVTFVLLGFLYLADKKDSYRAFMGAVVSFIIILGMMGWMRHEVREAYLQPHIEDHPRTLETPTNK